TATCTACGGGAACTAAAAATTAAGCAGCAGCTTCCTCTGCTTTCGCTGCGGAGAGCTGGTTTTGAATGTGCTGTGGGACCACGTCGAACTTGGCAAGCTGCATTGTGTAGGATGCACGCCCCTTGGTCATTCCACGGAGAGTGCTGACATACTGGAACATCTCCGCAAGTGGCACAAAAGCATCAACCACCTGTGTCCAATAACATTGTCCAATCCACATTTCAAACAACACATTTTTATAAGGTAGAGTTCGTTCTTGCTTAAAGTCTTGTTGTTGGAGAAAAACTAAGGAAAAAAGGACTACTGAATCTCAGATGCTTGCTACAGCTGAAAATGAATGTGAAGTGAGCAGGCATATTTGGTGGTAACAACCTATCAGCTAGAGGTGGTGGTCTAGGTCTTCTTTGTATAGGTAGCTTCAATTCTTCGCTCAAAATTATATACAATCAACTAGATACCCACTATATTGGCTAAAGGTTGCGGGCCTTATCCTCCTAGGAGGCTTTCTCTATATAGGTAGTTATACGTGATGTTATGTAATTGTTTACTTCAACTAGATACTCATTTTTACAGCAAGGCAATAAAAGGAGATGATGTACTATTTCATACCTTCAGTCCACCAGGCTTATCTCCGAAGCTGTTAACTTGTCCTCTTCTAGAGTTCAAATCACCAATAACATCGCCTAGATGCTCTTCAGGGGTTATCACTTCAACGCTCATTATAGGCTCCAGAAGTCTTGGACCAGCTTTCCTCAATCCTTCACGGAAAGCGCCTCTGGCAGCAATTTGGAATGCTAAGACACTTGAATCAACATCGTGGTATGAGCCATCAACCAGCACTGCTCGTAAGTCAACAACTGGGTAGCCGGCAAGGACACCATTGGGTAAGCTTTCTTCCAATCCCTTCATCACTCCTGGTACATATTCTTTTGGCACTGCCCCTCCCTTTATTTCACTCTTGAATTCATATCCACTTCCAGCCTCCAAAGGTTCGAAACGCACAATAATGTCTGCAAACTgcccagatccaccagactgcTTTTTATGGACGTATTGTACTTCTGCAACTTTGGAAATACTTTCACGGTAGTTGACTTGAGGAGCTCCAACATTTGCAGCAACCTGTCCAGATCATTAGCATAGATGAGTTGAAGTTAATGGGAAGGAGtacatttatttttttgcagGTTCAGTCAGTTATGAGTTAGGCCTTATGACCCAAAAAGACTAGTGTTACAAAATTGATGAGTTCACTATAATATTTGGAGTGACATTAAGAGTAGAATTCAGATATCATAGTACATCTGGTAAAATACAGGGTAACCAAGTGAGCATTTTACTATCATATCGTGAAGCTTCTTTTAGTCACAGAAAAGGGACAGAGCAAGAGAGAAAAGGATATACTTTTCAGGTCTAGATGTAGTGCAGTGCCTAGATAACAACGGTTCATGATCAGTTTAATAAAtttgcatataaatatgaataaatTTCTGGGTCATGCACCACATAAATACAGCTAGAAAGCATACTAACCTTAAACTCTCTCTTTAATCTGTCTACAATGATATCAAGGTGTAATTCTCCCATTCCTTCAATAACAGTCTGGTTGGTTTCCTCATCTCTAGAGAAGTGGAATGACGGGTCTTCTTGAGCAAGCTTGATTAATCCATTTGCCATTTTGTCAGCATCAGCTTTGGTCTTTGGTTCAATAGCAACCTTAATGACAGGATCAGGAAATTCCATTCGTTCAAGCACTACAGGCTTATCTGGGTCACTGAGTGTTTCACCGGTAATTGTATCTTTCAGACCAGCAAGTGCTACTATGTCACCAGTCATAGCAACTGTTATATCTTCCTTACTGTTTGCATGCATCTCTAGAAGCCTTCCAATTCTTTCCTTCTTATCTTTATTTGCATTGAGAACATATGAACCAGCAACCAGCTTCCCGGAGTATATGCGTACAAATGTTAGTGACCCCACAAATGGATCAGTCATGATCTTGAAAGCTAACCCAGAAAATGGTTCGTCATCACTTGGATGCCTTTCAAGGATCAGTTCAGGGTCTTCTGGGTCAGTACCCTTCATTGGAGGAATATCAAGTGGGCATGGCAAGTAATCGACAACAGCATCAAGCAATGGTTGGACACCCTTGTTTTTGAAGGCTGAACCACATAAAACTGGGACAAAACTGGCAGATATTGTTCCCTTTCTGATTAATTTTTTAACAGTTTCCTCGTCTGGTTCAGTTCCTTCGAGATAGTTCTCcataacttcatcatccaaCTCAATAATAGTTTCCAGCATCTGAACTCGATAGTCTTGAGCCATCTCTTGGAGATCAACAGGTATGTCTTGATATTCAAATTTTGCACCCAGCTCCTCCCCTGTCCATACAATAGCTTTCATTCTGACTAGATCAATAACTCCTTGGAAATTGTCCTCAGACCCAATCGGCAATTGAATGACTAAAGGTTTTGCACCCAAGTTTGCAACTATCATGTCTCTAGTTCTAAAGAAGTTAGCACCAAGGCGATCCATTTTGTTTACAAAACATATTCTCGGAACCCCATACTTATCTGCTTGGCGCCACACAGTTTCAGATTGTGGTTCTACCCCAGCAACACTGTCAAAGAGACATATAGCGCCATCTAATACCCTGAGAGCACGTTCAACCTCAAGAGTGAAGTCAACATGCCCAGGAGTATCAATAATGTTGATTCTatgtttgttccagaaagctgtTGTTGCTGCAGATGTAATGGTTATTCCTCTCTCCTGTTCTTGTTCCATCCAGTCCATTGTAGCCGTTCCCTCATGAACCTCGCCAATTTTGTAGTTCTTTCCAGTGTAATAGAGAATGCGTTCTGTGGTTGTCGTCTTTCCTGCATCTATATGGGCCATAATACCAATATTGCGGTAATCCTTCAAAGGCACTTGGCGATCTGGATATACAACAAAAgcaagtcaatatttaattcaTAAAGCCAACAAGCTGAACAAAGTGATATAATTTATTTCGGAAAaaatggtggtggtggcaaTAAGAAAACGTAATCATTACAATCCAAGTGTCTTGCAATTTTCAGAGCTTAATTTGGTCAGTCTCACAAAAGTATATGGCACGAAAAAGTTTATTATTTACATCCCATCAAAATGGCACGCAGAAATCTCTAGTATCAAATGGTATCAACAGGGCAACAGCACAACACATTTACAGAAACAAATTCCAGCAGAGAGTTACGAAGTCCAGCATTGCTTTCACATCAATTACTGCTTTCTGTAGTTCTATCAGTTTTCAAGAAACTACTTTGTTAATCGGAAAAGCACAGCCAACTAATAAGTATAATAAGCACCAGTGTAAGGATAAGCCCGTTAGCAAGCAGCTCTAACGAGCTTCATTTGGCCAAGCAGCAGAACTACTAATGAACAATCCTAATTTCACCATACTGAACTGCAATTCTACAAAGATAGTCGCTTGGCCATTTCCACAAATACAGTCAATACAAACAAAGCCTACACTAGCAAACTACAGCAACGACGCGCCCaagaaaaaaacttaaaaaattcaaagggAAATGAACGCTCGCCCACCGTTGCCGGCCATGGCGACGACCGAGAGGCGTGGCCTGCGCAGGCGCGGGCGGAGACCGGCAGCGGGGCCGGCCACCGCGGCGCGCCCCGCGGCGAAGCGGGAGCGGGAGGCGGACGGCGCGAGGAAGGGGCGGTGGCCGAGGAGGAGACgcgaggctgacgcggcggAGACGACGGCCGGCCGGCGCACtgacggcgcggcggcggctcgcACGGGCGCCTCGGCGGCCATGGAGATTACAGAGGTGGCGTCTCTGCGGTTTTTCTCTTGCTGGCTCTTGCCGCGAGCTCTCTCCTCGCCTGCCTGCGCGCCGCGAGGCGTGGCGTGGGTGGAGGTGGTGGGCTTTATGCGCGCGAGCGGCAGCCGCTAATGCCGAGGAGGGGGTCTGCCGTCGTCTGCAGATAATGTGAGGCGTGAGGCTGCGAGGAGGACGCCTCCCCGTCTCACGTTTTGGATTGTCTAATCATCATTTTTCGTTTTCAGGATATCAAAAATTCAAGCCTGGATATCTAAGATTTTATTAGAGGCGAATGATTTGAAGCTATGAAGCAAAAGCTCTTTCTAGAGAAATCTTACGAACCTGGCGAAAGCTCTGTCACATAACGAAAAAAGAAACAATTTTAGGCTCTGTAATTTCCTATCTTGGGAAAAATCATTAATGTAAAAACTCTGACCAGCAGTAAGCCATACAAAAGCGTAGCAGACCAAGATCAAAATCCACCCAGCCACATCCTTCCATGAAGCAGCCCAAACGCGTCAAGCCCAGGTCCACTTTATAATCCATGGCCCGTTTTGAGGCCGAATTgcctcctctcttttttttaaaacaaacaaacaaacaaaaagacTACAACTGTTGGCATGCCGCTGCTAGCCCCAGTACGTTTCGTTGTCATCCAAAGCCTACTTGATGTCCAATGGGCCAACAAAAATCCCACTGCAACAATTCCCGTTGTTTCCTGCAACATTCAGCGATTCCTCTTCGAGCAAGCGCTCACCTACGAACTCACAACATCGAtagaaaaaaaacacaacaagAATACTTCGTTTCCTCTGAAAATCGGTTTTCGCCCCTCAAAATCATCCATACAACCACCTCTCCCTCTAATCGTTTGCCCAAAATCGATAGATCTTGAGAGCCATCACAAGATCCATCGCAACATCAGTGCATAGCTTGTGCAACTTTTGAAATTAATGTGTGCAACAAAATGAAAGGAAAAGACTGAAATGTCACGAAAGAATCAAGAAATATCTTCTTTTCaatgaaatttgatgaaatcgcGAGTATAGATCTTATCTGTTGCTTGAAAACAGTTCAGAAATTATCCCAAATACATAATTTGAAGGTGATGcatcacttgctatttttcaatGTTGCAACTATATTTTAACATGTTGAAACTAACATattctccgcaacaaacaaaaactcaTCTTGCAACACACCATAAAGCCTATTGTAACATACAAATCCAATTATTGCAACATCATTGACTTGTAGCACCATGCTCACCAGGACCCATTCTTCTCCCATGTCTCGTTTGCCTCAAGCAGGGAACTGCGAGGAGGAGCGGAGCGAATCCGGGGAGGGAGTCACTGGGTCATCATCCTTTCTCGTGAGTAGATATTAGTTTTGTATATTTTAGTCGTTAGGTcgatctaaaaaaataaattaaaaatttaggtcaacctaattaaattaaaaaataaactaaatatcaATTCATAATTATTACTCCCTCCGATggtaaatgtaggtcgttttagatttgtgcataaggattaagaaagtagatcaaatgatcttgttgcccttcatttattctgcattaaaaaagataactcattcatttgtgagggtggtagtatttattaaacaagggcaagacgagaacaaaagagaaacaaatgcatagaagttcgagaatgacttatatttagagaatagttaaggAAACTAAAACGACATATATTTATAACTAGAGGGAGTATTAGGTATCCACTTATATTCCTACTCGAGAGCATTTTCATAGATCATAGATCTGCTttaggaggagaggaagagatgaAGGGGATCGATTTGcttagatcatcttcaattatattCCCTTCGTTTCGTTTCCTTTCtgattcttttctttatttttattttttttattttctctcatctctaacagcttcttTTCAAGTGGAATTATGAaggaaaataagagagaatctCATTTTAAAGAGAATGATTTTAGGATTCTTTTCATGACAAGAACtgtaaaagaaaattattagagcgttgaagggaacgaaaatctcaTCGTGAAAAGATTTTAATCTTTGAAAGAAAATCGATCTTATAACACGGGAGTGGGAGGGAGATAGTATAACTATAACGTGGGAGTGGGCATGGATGACAAGGGATAGTATCGTCCGACGGAAGTGTTCCTCCGGACGCCCGGAGCACTACCGCAATGGCTTCGTGTGATGCGAGACGGGATACGTCAGGCCTGACATTATCTTCAGACCGCCCACCGGATTAGCCACCCAAAACCGGCCGGCATGGCTGGGCTTCGGCGCTTTCATCGTGATTTCATCATTCCTGCCTTCCCAACCCAAGTGGGTAACAAGTTGCATCATCGCTTCCATTAAACTAAAGTCACCACTGGTTTTTGTTGTCTCCTGCTAGTGTGTGCTGGCAGCTGCGCCTTTTCTAAAAGAGGACGTCCAATCGTCAGCTATGAGGTAATCGCCGCTTCCTGATGAGAGTTTCTCTTGTTCTTCCTTTGCAATTTGGCTGGTCACGTCAAAACTAGTTTTTCACTGCAATATTGCTTGTACGACGAGAACGTACCATGTACCAGTAGGCAGTACAGATGGGCACATCACGTTGTGCATATCCAGTGGAAAGTGGAAACTATGCACccgttaaaaaataaaaaaactaggcactcgtttaataaaaaaaactaggcaCCTGTTTGTCCTTCACTGCAATATTTTTGCTTAGCACATGTCAAGCAACTGAAATAAAGCGTAGGCGAACTGAAGAATAACATATCAGAACATATCGACTACATATGATGTGCATTACATATACCTCGTACCGGCCGGGAAATCTACTAGAAAATCCAAATGAGCTTCCTAAAAGAAGGAAATAAACTCAAATGGAAAAATGCTAAGAAGAATCTGATCTAGCTAGGCAAATACATAAATACCCAGCCAAATATGAAAATATACATCTATCATGGTTTCCCGGATCACTTCTGCTGGGACGACAGCATATCCAGCATGTACTTGTCCGTCCGGTCGAGCTCCTCGAGCATGGCAGCCACCTTCCGGTCGGCCTCCGTCACCGTCTCGCTGAGGTGCTCGCTCAGCAGCCTCGCGTAGCCCATCTCCTCCTTCACCTTCATCCACTCCTTGCGCACCTTGGTCAGGTTCTTCTCCAGGTTGCGCTGGTCCTTGTCCTGGCTTCTGCAGCCGTGCGACCTGCGGCTGCACGACGACGCTCCCTGGCCGGCGTCGTAGAAGCCACCGAAGGGGGACGACGACGTTGGCTGCGAGAAGTTGAGCATCCCGTTGCGAGTCCACCGCTGCATGGTGCCTCTGCCTGAAGACCTTATCGTAGATTCGTAGTCGATGATTGTATCCTTGTGCCACTTGCATTAGGTAATGTAAGATGTCAAAAACTCCTGCTATTTCATCTGGTAGACATTTGGATTTAGGACACACGGGTGGATCATGGTTCCATTGTTTCAGAACATTTGAAAGCTTGTCGAGATGATTAACACATTCTGGTTGTATGCTGGTTGTACAAATACTGATAGTATCTGATAAATGGACACTGATTACTTAAGTTTCTCAAATTCCACCGAAAAATAAATTCCACGGAATCAGAATGAGAACAATGTCATATGATAATCTATGCtttgaaaaggaaaaatgtCAGACGATCAAACGTTCGAGAGTGAGGCTCAGAAATTGGTAGCAGATCAGAGTTACTGAACTCGTCACTTGTCAGAAATCAGAATACAGTATAAACACTTGTGACATGGGGGGAAAATGCCACGaacaagaagaaaacaagaacctcttttttttgacttttgagATAAGAGGAAAACAGGAACTTGAACAGCTCAAAATTATGTGCCGTATGCATCATTGCAGCTTACCTGGTAAACCCGGCCCGCAAGATATGCGACTCTGACGCTCTCTTCTTGGTCTGAAAGATTTGAGCATATGAAATGGGTATTCATAGGACACATCTAGGGGCCGGGCTCAGCTATTTATAATCACGACACTTGACGAAACCTCCTACCTAATTCATCTTGATTGTCTAGCTCTAGCATTTGCCAATGAGGAGAGAAAATTTTCTTGGTCAAGGATGGATCACTAATAGAGCCACTGGGGTTAAAAGGGGGTGACCAAGATGGATGTATCCAGCTCATGTGATGGCAATGTTAGCACTAAATTAATCCCGGGCGCGTGGCTGACACGGGAAGGCTTGAGTAGTCTTACGCGTAGCGAGAATCTCAGGCTCTAAAATTACTCGCGAGTCATGTGGCCGCCGCGAGAATGTGCTCTAGCTGACCAGACAATGTAGGTGTGAACACAAGGAAGGCCAAGGGAATCAGGTAGCCTCAACTGAAATCCTTCTTACATAATTGGTTCTGGTGGAGTCTTATTGTGATGAAATTAGGATGACTGTCGGAGACATAAGTAGAAGTGTATAGATAGAGtggattttttcttttcttttctttttttgggatAGAGTTGAAATTCTTGATATAGTACTGTTGCAGGGTATATACAAAGGTAACTGCCATGAACAGAGATATTTGTCTAgtattaatttttaatttcattCAGTAAGCCGCGTGTTGCATCTCCAGAATTAATCTTCCCTAAAGAATATAACGAAAGATAGCAAAACACAATCCTAGTTGTTGTGTTACCTGGTTGCTTTTTGATGGAGCACGAAAAATAGCCTCACAAAGAATGTACGAGAGCCTCTCTTAACAAGGGAGGCTAAAGCTTGCAGAAGAATACTGAGCTAATAGGAGAGAGAGTCTACGGAATGAGTGAAAAAAGTCACGTCTCCCGCTTGCCCCTTGGAGGCTCATTTCATAGGGAGATGGGGCATGAAAAATTACCATCATGCTTTTAAGATTATGttacaattatatatatatgagtatattttTGACCTTTTAATACTTTTACTTTGCGCTACACTAATTTGAAAATTATGGTCACCATAGTATGCAGTCATACATCGTCAGGGTATCCATGGGCTAGGGCGTTTTCCCTAACAGCACCTCCTCATCCGCTGGCTCAAAGGTCCCAAGCGGCAAGCGGATGCACATGGAACTAGCTCCAGCCCCATCTCAGAGTCAGGATATATCGAACAACTTTTCGTCCTTATAGACCCTCCCAGCAGTGGCCGCAAACGGTCGCAACGAGGCTCAATGGGGGTGATACGGTTCGGAGCCCCGTGGCCGGGGCCAGAGGTGGAGTCGACGGCAAAGCCAATAGGCAACATGGCGACGCGACCCCCTTGGTGGTTGCcacgggcggtggcggcgaggcTCGATGGATACGGTGTGGTTTGGAGCCCCGTCGCGGTggtcggaggcgaagtcgatgaCGAAGCTGAAGGGCGACGTGGCACAGTGACCCTACTTGGCAGTTGCCATGAGCGGTGGCCACGAGGCTTGACGGAGACGGTGTGGTTTAGAGCCTTGTGGCGGTGGCCAGAGGTGGAGTCGATGGTAGAGCTGAAGGGCAGCGAGGCTAGACGTAGATGGTGTGGTTCTGAGCCCCACGATGGTGGCCGGAGGCGGAGTCGATGGCTCCACTAGAGGTGAGGTCAATGTCGGAGCCGAGGGGAGGGGTACATGGCGCCATGACCCTCTTGGTGGTTGCCGCGTGTGACGACGGTGAGGCTCAACAGAGACGATGTCGTCCAGAGCCTTGTGGCGGTgatcggaggcagagtcgatGGCTCCAACAGAGGATGGCGGCGAGGCTCAACAGAGACGATGCCGTCCAAAGCCTCGTGGCGGTGACCTGAGGCAGGGTCACAGCGGTGGCAAGGCTCGATGAAGACGGTGTGGTCCGGAGCCCTATGATAGTGGCCAGAGGCGGAGTCGATGGTGGATCTGAGGGGCGATGTGGCGCCGTGACCCCCTTAGCAGTTGCCGCTAGCAGTGGCAGTGAGGCTCGACGGAGATGGTGTTGACATCTACGTCGTAGCTGAAGTTGACGTTAGAGCCAAAGGGCAGTGTGGCGCCGCAAGCAGGCTCTGTGATAGCAAGTCTTTGAAAATTTGAACCATCACAATGGAGATTTCGTGTGGTGGTGAGATATTCTCATCTTTTCTTGGCACAGGTACATGATGATGTAAGGTAATGACAACATGTCTGATGGGGTAATGAGCATGTTCTCCTGGGGTCCTGCGCCAATGGGGTGTCGCCACGTGTCGCCAAGTAGTAACCGGAAAAGTCACAGAACTAGCATCGTGATGACCCTGTTTCCTTCTTGAGGCATATTCCTACGACTGGTAGAGCTTAATAAATAGAGGTTTACCTTGCGAACCATCTACTATtgagcgagagagagaaattCTAATTTGTTGATCATGGCGTCTTCTCTCACTCCAGGTGCGAGTGATCCAATCGGGTCACCTCTGATGCCAACGTCAATTCTGCTAGCCGTAGTGCTACTAGGGGCGAGCGATGCAAAGGGGCTGCACCCATGGCTGGAGCTGGTTCCAGAGTTGGAGCCTATTCCAACCGTCGTGCTCCCACCATCGCTGAAAGGTCCATCGTTGGCTGCCCTATTCCCTTCTTTGGCCCAAGCGGGCTCCCCAGTCGAAGTCATCGATGTTTCCTCAGATGATGAAGGGGAAATCGATTAGGACCTCCTCGAGAAGGAGATCGAGGAGGAGACAAAAGCGGTGAAAAGAAAGGCCACGAAGTCCCCTAGCTCCTCTTCATCTGATGGCTATGGCGGTTCGGGGGCTGGCTTCTACCTCAGCCCTCGTGGTGGGGACACTTGATGCGTAGGTGCCACCATTAGTGACTTTTAGTGTCATTTTTCTTTGTGCTTCCTTCTTCCGAgttgctcgaaaagctaggaaCTCGGAGAGGCGACCTATGCATGTAAGTGTATTTTGGATATAAAAACCATCGATTTGATGATTTTTATGAATCCTCGGCCATCTCCTTTCGGTCATCTTTTTCTATGCTTGTGACGCTTTTCCCTTGATTGAAATGTTGGTGAGTCTCCGGGTAGGACTTATGTCCAACTGGGGTCCTGGTAGCCCCTAGGTCACCTAATCGGGGTATCGAGTTTTCTCCAAGTAGCTCCGTTAGCCACCTAAGAAGTACCACCTTCCGAGTAGGAGAATCCGGTTTAACCAGGAAAAATATCATCCCAAAGCCTTAGGATGGGGAAGGTTGGCTCTCCGGAGGTGGAGTCAATGTAGGAACCGAGGGGCGACATGATGACGGTGAGGTCCCGGAGCCAATCACACTTTCATGTGCCATTCAAGTTTATCAGGACCTTGACCCTTGCACTGGTCCTTTTTGCTTCTTGTGACTACTTCATGGTAACATAACACATTTTGATAGTGTTAGCAAAATCCTACAATCGCACAAGACCATCTAAGCCAGCTCTTACTGGTTGTCTTAGCGCATAACCTGATTCATCATTGCATAGTGCCCACCATTTTGATTACTAGACCCCAAGCCACCCTCGCGTCATTCGGCTGTGAGCGTGCGGAGGGCACGTCTTATCTGTGCCATCGTTGTGGGCTTTTGCTGAGGCA
This genomic window from Phragmites australis chromosome 7, lpPhrAust1.1, whole genome shotgun sequence contains:
- the LOC133924656 gene encoding elongation factor G-2, chloroplastic-like; translated protein: MAAEAPVRAAAAPSVRRPAVVSAASASRLLLGHRPFLAPSASRSRFAAGRAAVAGPAAGLRPRLRRPRLSVVAMAGNDRQVPLKDYRNIGIMAHIDAGKTTTTERILYYTGKNYKIGEVHEGTATMDWMEQEQERGITITSAATTAFWNKHRINIIDTPGHVDFTLEVERALRVLDGAICLFDSVAGVEPQSETVWRQADKYGVPRICFVNKMDRLGANFFRTRDMIVANLGAKPLVIQLPIGSEDNFQGVIDLVRMKAIVWTGEELGAKFEYQDIPVDLQEMAQDYRVQMLETIIELDDEVMENYLEGTEPDEETVKKLIRKGTISASFVPVLCGSAFKNKGVQPLLDAVVDYLPCPLDIPPMKGTDPEDPELILERHPSDDEPFSGLAFKIMTDPFVGSLTFVRIYSGKLVAGSYVLNANKDKKERIGRLLEMHANSKEDITVAMTGDIVALAGLKDTITGETLSDPDKPVVLERMEFPDPVIKVAIEPKTKADADKMANGLIKLAQEDPSFHFSRDEETNQTVIEGMGELHLDIIVDRLKREFKVAANVGAPQVNYRESISKVAEVQYVHKKQSGGSGQFADIIVRFEPLEAGSGYEFKSEIKGGAVPKEYVPGVMKGLEESLPNGVLAGYPVVDLRAVLVDGSYHDVDSSVLAFQIAARGAFREGLRKAGPRLLEPIMSVEVITPEEHLGDVIGDLNSRRGQVNSFGDKPGGLKVVDAFVPLAEMFQYVSTLRGMTKGRASYTMQLAKFDVVPQHIQNQLSAAKAEEAAA
- the LOC133923594 gene encoding uncharacterized protein LOC133923594 isoform X1, which encodes MCPMNTHFICSNLSDQEESVRVAYLAGRVYQWHKDTIIDYESTIRSSGRGTMQRWTRNGMLNFSQPTSSSPFGGFYDAGQGASSCSRRSHGCRSQDKDQRNLEKNLTKVRKEWMKVKEEMGYARLLSEHLSETVTEADRKVAAMLEELDRTDKYMLDMLSSQQK
- the LOC133923594 gene encoding uncharacterized protein LOC133923594 isoform X2, which encodes MQRWTRNGMLNFSQPTSSSPFGGFYDAGQGASSCSRRSHGCRSQDKDQRNLEKNLTKVRKEWMKVKEEMGYARLLSEHLSETVTEADRKVAAMLEELDRTDKYMLDMLSSQQK